One Rhinoderma darwinii isolate aRhiDar2 chromosome 6, aRhiDar2.hap1, whole genome shotgun sequence DNA window includes the following coding sequences:
- the LOC142656079 gene encoding guanylate-binding protein 3-like, producing the protein MMDRPVCLIGNTKDSKLAVNEEALKILTRISQPVVVVSIVGLYRTGKSYLMNKLAGAKKGFNLGYNVQAETKGIWMWCVPHPTKPNHTLVLLDTEGLGDVEKGDNKNDVWIFCLAVLLSSALVYNSKGTIDQDAIDKLKFVGDIAELIKVKSQDNEDEEAEFCMHFPIFIWAVRDFHLKLNVDGKPVTEDEYLENALKLRNPEKTTRDEDFNRPRKRLRMYFSNRKCFAFDQPSANKEDLQNMDNISDNKLNPEFLEQTKRFCDYVFREAGVKKVIGAIPVTGSQLGQLAKMYTEAITTSNITCMEDVVHSLSDTENKVAVQEAAQHYENKMKENVLFPTDTLNQFLEMNKKCEDEARQIFLKRSFKDKDQKFLQEYMELVQQKKNGFCNMNEAKSREVCEALIKKHSREHEEALAKGSYTIHGGHEKFKQDLKAIEDKYHMGPGKGVQAERVLQEYLASKETIGINILKSDEALTEIEKKIEEEKAKKQAQEMEEKVRELEESKKKQKFKDEQTSMEENMKGVLEKIAEERRLMRGEIQRVIADKERERESYEKQGFQRQANMYKAQIEDCQKEKEQLQEPEWYKPITDKLKAVFSAVAPGVIAFLGETIQAKLTQ; encoded by the exons ATGATGGACCGCCCGGTGTGTCTCATTGGGAACACGAAGGACAGTAAGCTGGCTGTGAATGAGGAAGCCCTAAAAATCCTGACGAGAATCAGCCAGCCGGTGGTGGTGGTGTCAATAGTCGGCTTGTACCGAACGGGAAAGTCCTACCTGATGAACAAGTTAGCCGGAGCTAAGAAAG GTTTTAACCTGGGCTACAACGTCCAAGCTGAGACCAAAGGCATCTGGATGTGGTGCGTTCCTCATCCCACTAAGCCAAACCACACGCTGGTTCTGCTGGACACGGAAGGTCTGGGGGATGTGGAGAAG ggggACAATAAAAATGACGTCTGGATCTTCTGCCTTGCCGTCCTCCTGAGCAGTGCCCTGGTGTATAATAGCAAGGGTACAATTGACCAAGATGCCATAGACAAGTTGAA ATTTGTGGGAGATATTGCAGAACTAATCAAGGTGAAATCTCAGGACaatgaggacgaggaggcggaattCTGCATGCATTTTCCCATATTCATTTGGGCTGTGAGAGATTTCCATTTGAAGCTTAATGTTGATGGGAAACCAGTTACGGAGGATGAATATCTGGAGAACGCTCTAAAGCTGAGAAACC CGGAGAAAACAACCAGGGATGAGGATTTTAATAGACCAAGGAAACGCCTCCGCATGTACTTCAGTAACCGCAAGTGCTTTGCCTTTGATCAACCATCTGCAAATAAAGAAGATCTTCAGAACATGGACAATATTTCCGATAATAAACTAAATCCTGAATTTTTGGAGCAGACAAAGAGGTTCTGTGACTATGTATTCCGGGAAGCTGGAGTGAAAAAAGTCATTGGCGCCATCCCAGTTACAGGAAGCC AACTTGGTCAATTGGCAAAAATGTACACTGAAGCTATAACGACCTCCAATATTACCTGCATGGAGGATGTGGTCCATTCATTGTCTGACACAGAAAACAAAGTGGCCGTCCAGGAGGCTGCGCAACATTATGAGAACAAGATGAAGGAAAACGTTCTCTTCCCCACGGACACTCTGAACCAGTTCCTCGAGATGAACAAAAAGTGTGAGGATGAAGCTCGTCAGATATTCTTGAAAAGGTCATTTAAAGACAAAGACCAGAAATTCCTACAAGAATATATG GAACTGGTACAACAGAAGAAGAATGGGTTCTGTAATATGAATGAGGCAAAGTCTCGGGAAGTGTGTGAAGCTCTGATTAAGAAGCATTCCCGGGAGCACGAAGAAGCTTTAGCTAAAGGATCCTACACCATTCATGGTGGCCATGAAAAGTTCAAGCAAGATTTAAAAGCAATAGAGGACAAATATCACATGGGACCCGGGAAAGGTGTTCAG GCTGAAAGAGTTCTTCAGGAATACCTGGCGTCTAAGGAAACCATTGGAATCAACATTCTGAAAAGTGATGAGGCCTTGACTGAGATAGAGAAGAAGATAGAAG AGGAGAAGGCAAAGAAACAAGCGCAAGAGATGGAAGAAAAAGTGCGAGAACTGGAAGAATCTAAGAAGAAGCAGAAGTTTAAAGACGAGCAGACATCCATGGAGGAGAACATGAAGGGTGTGCTGGAAAAAATTGCTGAAGAAAGAAGACTGATGAGGGGTGAAATACAACGGGTGATTGCCGACAAGGAGAGG GAACGGGAATCCTACGAGAAACAGGGATTTCAAAGACAAGCCAACATGTACAAAGCGCAGATCGAAGACTGTCAGAAGGAGAAGGAGCAGCTGCAGGAGCCGGAATGGTATAAGCCCATCACTGACAAACTAAAAGCCGTGTTCTCTGCTGTGGCCCCCGGAGTTATCGCATTTCTGGGAGAGACGATCCAGGCCAAACTCACCCAATAA